The Chanos chanos chromosome 9, fChaCha1.1, whole genome shotgun sequence genome includes the window CATTCTTTGGCCCCTTCCTGCTGCTCTGTTTATGgtgacctctccctctctctccctctccctcgctctctctctgtgtgtcagagcacaAAGTGCTGATCTAAATCTTCAGCCAAAagacaaaaggcaaaacaaagcctGCACTCACCCCACTGACgttaccctcccatcactgacgctaccctcccatcactgacgctaccctcccaccactgacgctaccctcccatcactgacgctaccctcccatcactgacgctaccctcccaccactgacactaccctcccatcactgacgctaccctcccactactgacactaccctcccaccactgacactacccgcccatcactgacgctaccctcccatcactgacgctaccctcccaccactgacgctaccctcccatcactgacgctaccctcccaccactgacactaccctcaccctactgacactaccctcctatcactgacactaccctcccatcactgacactaccctcccatcactgacgctaccctcccaccactgacactaccctcaccctactgacgctaccctccacccactgacgctaccctcccatcactgacgctaccctcccatcactgacgctaccctcccaccactgacgctaccctcccatcactgacgctaccctcccatcactgacactaccctcacCCTACTGACGCcaccctcccaccactgacgctaccctcccatcactgacgctaccctcccaccactgacgctaccctcccatcactgacgctaccctcccatcactgacgctaccctcaccctactgacgctaccctcccatcactgacgctaccctcccaccactgacgctaccctcccatcactgacactaccctcaccctactgacactaccctcctatcactgacgctaccctcccatcactgacactaccctcccatcactgacactaccctcaccctactgacactaccctcccatcactgacgctaccctcaccctactgacgctaccctcccaccactgacgctaccctcccatcactgacgctaccctcaccctactgacgctaccctcccaccactgacgctaccctGCACttcactgacgctaccctcccatcactgacactaccctcccatcactgacgctaccctcccaccactgacactaccctcccatcactgacgctactctcccaccactgacgctaccctcccatcactgacactaccctcccaccactgacactaccctcccatcactgacactaccctcccatcactgacgctaccctcccatcactgacactaccctcccatcactgacactaccctcccaccactgacgctaccctcccatcactgacgctaccctcaccctactgacgctaccctcccaccactgacgctaccctgcacatcactgacgctaccctcccatcactgacgctaccctcccatcactgacgctaccctcccaccactgacgctaccctgcacatcactgacgctaccctcccatcactgacactaccctcccatcactgacgctaccctcccaccactgacactaccctcccatcactgacactaccctcccatcactgacgctaccctcccaccactgacgctaccctcccatcactgacgctaccctcccatcactgacactaccctcccatctatgacgctaccctcccatcactgacgctaccctcaccctactgacactaccctcccatcactgacactaccctcccaccactgacgctaccctcccatcactgacactaccctcaccccactgacgctaccctcccaccactgacgctaccctcccaccactgacgctaccctcaccctactgacactaccctcccatcactgacactaccctcccaccactgacgctaccctcccaccactgacgctaccctcccaccactgacgctaccctcccatcactgacgctaccctcaccccactgacgctaccctcaccctactgacactaccctcccaccactgacactaccctcccaccactgacactaccctcccaccactgacgctaccctcaccctactgacactaccctcccatcactgacactaccctcccaccactgacgctaccctcaccccactgacactaccctcccatcactgacactaccctcaccccactgacactaccctcccatcactgacactaccctcccatcactgacactaccctcccatcactgacgctaccctcccaccactgacgctaccctcccatcactgacactaccctcccatcactgacactaccctcccatcactgacactaccctcaccctactgacactaccctcccatcactgacgctaccctcaccctactgacgctaccctccacccactgacactaccctcaccccactgacactaccctcccatcactgacactaccctcaccccactgacactaccctcccatcactgacactaccctcccaccactgacgctaccctcaccccactgacactaccctcccatcactgacactaccctcaccccactgacactaccctcccatcactgacactaccctcccatcactgacactaccctcccatcactgacgctaccctcccaccactgacgctaccctcccatcactgacactaccctcccatcactgacactaccctcccatcactgacgctaccctcccaccactgacgctaccctctcatcactgacactaccctcccatcactgacgctaccctcccatcactgacgctaccctcccaccactgacactaccctcccatcactgacgctaccctcaccctactgacactaccctcccatcactgacactaccctcccatcactgacgctaccctcccatcactgacactaccctcccatcactgacgctaccctcaccctactgacactaccctcccaccactgacactaccctcccaccactgacgctaccctcccaccactgacgctaccctcaccctactgacactaccctcccatcactgacgctaccctcccaccactgacgctaccctcccaccactgacgctaccctcccatcactgacgctaccctcccaccactgacgctaccctcccaccactgacgctaccctcccatcactgacgctaccctcccaccactgacgctaccctcccatcactgacgctaccctcccatcactgacgctaccctcaccctactgacactaccctcccatcactgacgctaccctcccatcactgactctaccctcccaccactgacgctaccctcccaccactgacgctaccctcccatcactgacgctaccctcccaccactgacgctaccctcccatcactgacgctaccctcccatcactgacgctaccctcaccctactgacactaccctcccatcactgacgctaccctcccatcactgactctaccctcccatcactgacgctaccctcccaccactgacgctaccctcccatcactgacgctaccctcccaccactgacgctaccctcccatcactgacgctaccctcccaccactgacgctaccctcccaccactgacgctaccctcccatcactgacactaccctcaccccactgacactaccctcccatcactgacactaccctcccatcactgacactaccctcccatcactgacgctaccctcccaccactgacactaccctcccaccactgacgctaccctcaccctactgacactaccctcccatcactgacgctaccctcaccctactgacactaccctcccaccactgacactaccctcccatcactgacgctaccctcccaccactgacactaccctcccatcactgacgctaccctcaccctactgacactaccctcccaccactgacactaccctcccatcactgacgctaccctcccaccactgacactaccctcccatcactgacgctaccctcaccctactgacactaccctcccatcactgacgctaccctcaccctactgacactaccctcccaccactgacactaccctcccatcactgacgctaccctcccaccactgacgctaccctcccaccactgacactaccctcccatcactgacgctaccctcaccctactgacactaccctcccatcactgacgctaccctcccatcactgacactaccctcccaccactgacactaccctcccatcactgacgctaccctcaccctactgacactaccctcccatcactgacgctaccctcccatcactgacgctaccctcccggCTCTTTTAGCCCCGTGTCCACTTTCCCACCCGGGCGACAGACTGATTCCTCACAGCGTGTCTCATCTCTGCTGATCTGACTTTACTGTAGGTTTACATGTCTCCCTCAGGCAGgaaaacagaccacacagagaactgggGGGACACACTTTCATTAAACTTGGCTGAATTCTACTTTTCAAAGATGTATGAAGTTCagttaaatgaaaataacatttttttttaagccagtCTGAATGGATGAAACCTATATCAACGAAAGTGCTCGTGCTCCATAACATCAGCTCAATTCTGAGAAGAACAAACGAAGACCTGCATTTGTTCGACTTTGAGGGGAGATTTATTGTAAAGTCCAcgtttttatttacagtaaaacaggGTAAGGTCAAACCCATCTTAATAAATACATCTTTTAAGGGTTTCTGGCATGAGGACGAAAAAGCAGAGACTGCCTGAGTGGCACTGAACATAATGGtacaaagcaggaaaaaaaaacaatcccacTAGGGCTAACCCGCAGTAGGTGGTTATATACAGAGCACCATCTAGTGGGGAAAGAGTCTAATTACACCCACTGCAGTACCTCCAGTATAGAGGGTACTCCGCAGAGTGGGGTTTTCCTCAAAACAGATCTCACAGTTAGCCAGATAACGTTAGTCAGATATCAAAACTGTCCAGTGGTGTCCTCAACTAGAGAACATTTATGACTCCAGTTATCCAGTTCACTGAGAAATCTGGCTTTGTGAAAACCCCTCTCTGTACTTGAACTaagtactgaaaaaaacaaaacaaaacaaaaaaacaaatcctgtGTAGTGAATCCTCTCAGAGAGGACAGCATTACTGTTGTCCAGACGCACTGAGTGAGAGTGGAGCTCAATCCTGCATTTCAATCCATATTCCAGGTTCACACACAGAATATGATCCCCAGTGCtctgtgtggaatgtgtgtgtctctgagataactgctctgtgctctgtgtggagtgtgtgtgtgtgtgtgtgtgtgtgtgagtgagagagaaagagagagagagataattgcATTTACTACGCTGCTCTCCACCTGTATGAGTCGATAGATACGACTGACTGCAAccatgtcaaaaaaagaaagatgtctCATAACTGGGGGGTTAAAAAGccgaaaaaaaagcaaaacaaaacaaaccaaagagaCAAGAGGAAGAATGGACGGATGGGGAAGTTTGAAGCAGGTGGGCGGGGCATCCCGGTGTGATGTCACAGGTTCTGGCAACACTGCAGTTTGTTGCCTCTCTGCCCGTCAGTGGTGGGCGGGACGCTGATGTCCACCACGTTGTTGCCGGGAGACTCGTCATGCGCAGATCTCTCAGCGATCTGCTTCTGTGATACAATCCGATAGATTTCTGCAAACCAAGAGACTGGGTTTACTCTCCTGACCCCTTGCATCACCGTTAACACCAAAGaatatgaaactgaaactgGTAACACTGGTCACCTTaatccctaaacacacacacacacacacacacacacatacacagagcagcTCTGTCCAAAcacttaaaaatacacacacagcgctctataaacacacacacacacacccacacacgcaccccGCTCTATAAACACACGCACCCCgctctataaacacacacacacagcgctctATAAAGACTGTTTCTCACCTGTGAGGATGTTTTTAAACGCCTCCTCTACGTTTGTGGAGTCCAAGGCTGACGTCTCGATGAAGGACaggttgttcttctctgtaAGAGAGCGTGTGAAAGGGTTAAATCATCAGCACAGGTGAGCGTGAGTCCACACCAGACTGCCGTCCTCCTCTAAAGCTCTTCCCCGTGCTTGTGTTATGAAGCGGAGTTATTAGTGGTGAAATAAAGGCGGGTTACGGACGGGGGGCTTCCTGTCGGCCGTTACCTGCGAAGGCTCGAGCCTCGTCGGTGGGCACCGCCCTGAGGTGACGCAGGTCGCTCTTGTTTCCCACCAACATGATGACGATGTTGTTGTCAGCGTGATCACGCAGTTCCTTCAGCCAGCGCTCCACGTTCTCATAGGTAAGATGTTTAGCGATGTCATAGACCAACAGGGCGCCCACCGCACCACGGTAGtacctgttacacacacacacacacacacacacacacacacacacacacacacaaacacacacacacacgcgcgcacacacacacacacacacacacacaaacacacatgcgcacgcaaaGACTATGTTTATTATAATaatcaaagaaatgaaaacaaaactgaggtcagaggtcagagtgtTTCAGGAGAGTGTCATTCCTGTATTCCAGTTCTAGTCTAACACATCTGACAATAATATTCAGAAACTCATCAACAGACTCATGACATAAATCATATGATTTAGAAGTTGATGATTTAGGTCGAGATGGTGGAGCTCTTCAGATCACACTGCGTCTCATTCTGAACAATCCTCACTATCGAATGTCTCCATATTGATGATGGTTTAgtactgagtgtgagtgtgtgtgtgtgtatacactcacGCTGAGGTGATGGCTCTGTATCTCTCCTGTCCTGCTGTGTCCCAGATCTGAGCCTTGATGGTTTTGCCGTCCACTTGGATGCTGCGAGTGGCAAACTCCACTCCGATGGTGCTCTTACTCTCCAGGTTAAACTCGTTCCGTGTGAAACGGGACAGCAGGTTACTCTTCCCCACGCCGGAGTCTCCGATCAGCACCActgatgtaaaacacacacacacacaaacacacaaacctttacCAAACACCCTGAGCATTAACACATCTGCCATGGGGCAATCAGTTATTGTCTTTCAACACACAAACTACTTAATAAAACCATCACACATCCGACATTGCCAGAGAGGAGCCTTGGACTTTTCCAGAATATTCTACCCATCcaccacattaacacacacacacacacacacacagagagagagcagccgCCTAGAAAATCTATGCTGATCGCTATCAGTGATGCTTCAGCACAGCAAAGTTATGAGCTGCCAAAGCAAAAGAAGCCATTACCTAATCAATACCAGTACAAcgcaaaacacatttcaaacgaTACACATGCCTTAAACACAAACGCCCATTCGTAGCCTTGAAACAAGTTTAACGATGAAACAcacgtttattcatttatcacGGTCTCTGATTCAGAGTGACTTCTAACCACAATCAGTGGACAGCTGTGGCTTAACATAGCGTGTCCTAAGTTCTCAAcgttatttacttatttatttattcgtttgaggcctggaaaaaaaatcgaGCTCATTGTGCTTTGCCGGTAAATGGTTGACCCTGAGTCGTAAATCCAGAAAAAATgctgctctgtcttttttttttaaaggaaacacCACTGAACTTTGCCTTTGTGCCATCTGACTAGAGGAAGC containing:
- the LOC115820909 gene encoding ras-related protein Rab-11B-like, whose translation is MGNRDDEYDFLFKVVLIGDSGVGKSNLLSRFTRNEFNLESKSTIGVEFATRSIQVDGKTIKAQIWDTAGQERYRAITSAYYRGAVGALLVYDIAKHLTYENVERWLKELRDHADNNIVIMLVGNKSDLRHLRAVPTDEARAFAEKNNLSFIETSALDSTNVEEAFKNILTEIYRIVSQKQIAERSAHDESPGNNVVDISVPPTTDGQRGNKLQCCQNL